Proteins co-encoded in one Candidatus Delongbacteria bacterium genomic window:
- a CDS encoding TonB-dependent receptor encodes MKYIFIVLVVVNFSMAMTGRLKGRVIDESGLPLPGANIVVDSGTQGAETDNDGYYYILNLKPGSHKVSCNYIGFQTITYSDVIIRVNQTLELNFTLNETDLVLEEVVFSSSRFDVLNKEITTSQRVIDLSNVKLSASSDFNSVLTRQAGVQEDSKGELHFRGGRSGEVNYMIDGIEISDPTGKKGKPVELNFESIESFSIQKGIPNAEYGNALSGSVNIVMKSGEEKNRGQIKYSTDSFISDGSLDLQQGELNFSGPIPFWFRDTKPSYFFSADLTSQNGNLKSFKNIDDEWYDFGDDDLTGFGFKIPVKRENSFNYSLKTTFELSNDITFSLLYSKSRSINFGYDINNLSTFNYTYFYTPETSSKAVTDVDMIIATWKHMLTKSSFIELSFSWLNRSYEYLPGGKKPEEFDLNVISDDFFAHINDVNNNSLRDGGDCEPYVDVNKNGYFDREYFIDLDNNGIYNSGEDFVDANYNGFWDGDSYTDTNENKMWDYWENGHSYTGFYGGTFTTLGGETVEVTHSRLEDVVVEGYKDNNSDGHYKSNIYMDPEHYTYDEPYEDGDLYTDTGEPFIDEERWYQDSSSPIGYTFKRNGKYEDYYSLRIDKGVFNSGVPSGRDTLVIYDQEIYLDLMSTKCLSTMEIPINNFYYDGPNGVFDEYEAYIKKLPLGAQLPQNEIGWVAGHTPYDAMNNDPEIVKYVQFNGTYSTYKAPVEEFLHPNKITEIELNEYSKWIDRNRNNIVDLADSHYNSGENYFDMNGDGEWNRHNNFILPGYYYKYENYSKQKNTIYKFKGSFSSQLDNFNFLKFGGEFSYNKLDYYELRGVQYNFDPASGYITDENDPYPLRGFEKIDYDYAPIELAFYGQNKLEFEDLVVNAGVRYDARIHDSDAENYYKTLHNSNAIGYSDDFKRYIGVISPRLGVSHSITDKQKLFFSYGHLYQLPTYTKIYEPNAKSNDEPLFGNMNLEYEKNVQYELGIVTEVDQYLIDVTGYFKDIYDMINTKTYIDGTLSASTYYNMDYGKTRGIEISIDKRVNNLYTWGITYAYSYAYGKASSDVSNYNAAVNNNSVNIKEFPLDWDERHAINLYLSFLTSNKEFFFQIPYTNDISLSFNSNFGSGKPFTPTTEYYDFKKRSDEIETNEGRKPWTSTTDFKFTKKFDLNSFFYGSMRLDFEIYNLFDKVNVLEVYPNTGSWKDPGENILEENPSLARFYANPNNIGPARSYKMSIAYNW; translated from the coding sequence ATGAAGTATATATTTATTGTTTTGGTTGTAGTCAATTTTTCAATGGCTATGACTGGTAGATTGAAGGGTAGGGTTATAGACGAGAGTGGACTTCCGTTGCCAGGGGCTAATATTGTAGTCGATAGTGGTACTCAAGGTGCTGAAACTGATAACGATGGATACTACTATATCTTGAATTTAAAACCAGGGTCTCATAAAGTTTCATGTAATTACATAGGGTTTCAAACTATTACTTATAGCGATGTAATTATTAGAGTTAATCAAACCCTTGAGCTCAATTTTACTTTAAATGAGACAGATCTAGTATTAGAGGAAGTTGTTTTTTCATCGAGTCGATTTGATGTTTTAAACAAGGAAATTACCACCTCTCAAAGGGTTATAGATCTTTCAAATGTAAAGCTATCCGCTTCTTCAGATTTCAACTCAGTTTTAACAAGACAAGCGGGAGTGCAGGAAGACTCTAAAGGGGAGCTACATTTTCGTGGTGGCAGATCTGGTGAAGTAAACTACATGATTGATGGTATCGAAATTAGTGATCCAACAGGTAAAAAAGGAAAGCCAGTAGAACTTAATTTTGAAAGTATAGAATCGTTTAGTATTCAAAAGGGAATTCCCAATGCAGAATATGGAAACGCTCTATCTGGAAGCGTAAATATTGTAATGAAAAGCGGCGAAGAAAAAAATAGAGGTCAGATAAAATACAGTACAGATTCATTTATTAGTGATGGTAGTTTGGATCTTCAACAAGGTGAATTAAATTTTAGTGGTCCTATCCCATTCTGGTTTCGAGATACAAAACCAAGCTACTTTTTTTCAGCCGACCTTACATCACAAAACGGAAACTTAAAATCATTTAAAAATATAGATGATGAATGGTACGATTTTGGTGATGATGATCTTACAGGTTTTGGATTTAAAATTCCTGTAAAAAGAGAAAATTCTTTTAATTATTCCTTAAAAACTACTTTTGAGTTGTCGAATGATATTACATTTTCACTTTTATATTCAAAGAGTAGAAGTATAAATTTCGGTTATGATATAAACAATTTGTCTACATTCAATTATACCTACTTCTACACTCCTGAAACTTCTAGTAAGGCAGTTACAGATGTTGATATGATAATCGCTACGTGGAAACATATGCTTACAAAATCATCGTTTATTGAATTGTCATTTTCATGGTTAAATAGAAGTTACGAATATTTACCTGGAGGCAAAAAACCTGAAGAATTTGATCTAAACGTAATTTCCGATGATTTTTTTGCTCATATCAATGATGTAAACAACAACTCCTTAAGAGACGGAGGAGATTGCGAACCTTATGTCGATGTTAATAAAAACGGTTATTTTGATAGAGAATATTTCATTGATTTAGATAATAATGGTATCTACAATTCAGGTGAAGACTTTGTTGATGCAAACTATAATGGATTTTGGGATGGCGACAGTTATACAGATACAAATGAAAATAAAATGTGGGATTATTGGGAAAATGGACATAGTTATACAGGCTTTTATGGTGGAACTTTTACGACTTTAGGAGGAGAAACGGTAGAAGTAACACATTCTCGACTTGAAGACGTTGTAGTTGAAGGCTATAAAGATAATAACTCCGATGGACACTACAAATCCAATATCTACATGGATCCAGAACACTATACTTATGATGAGCCTTATGAAGATGGAGATCTTTATACAGATACTGGAGAACCGTTTATTGATGAAGAAAGATGGTATCAAGATTCTAGCTCTCCTATAGGTTATACATTTAAAAGAAATGGCAAGTATGAAGATTATTATTCTTTAAGAATTGACAAAGGTGTCTTTAATTCCGGTGTACCTTCTGGCAGAGATACTTTGGTTATTTATGATCAGGAGATTTACCTTGACTTAATGAGTACCAAATGTTTATCAACCATGGAAATTCCAATTAACAATTTTTATTATGATGGTCCTAATGGTGTTTTTGATGAGTATGAAGCATATATTAAAAAATTACCTTTAGGAGCTCAACTTCCGCAAAACGAGATAGGTTGGGTAGCTGGTCACACTCCATACGACGCCATGAATAATGACCCAGAGATTGTAAAATATGTACAATTTAACGGAACTTACTCCACTTACAAAGCTCCTGTCGAGGAGTTTTTACATCCAAATAAAATTACAGAAATAGAATTAAATGAGTATTCTAAATGGATTGATAGGAATAGAAATAACATTGTTGATTTAGCAGACAGCCACTACAATTCCGGAGAAAATTATTTTGATATGAATGGAGATGGGGAGTGGAATAGGCACAACAACTTTATTTTACCTGGCTATTACTACAAATATGAAAACTACAGTAAACAGAAAAATACAATTTATAAATTTAAAGGAAGTTTTTCATCACAACTTGATAATTTCAACTTCTTAAAGTTTGGCGGCGAGTTTTCCTATAACAAACTTGACTATTATGAATTGAGGGGAGTTCAGTATAATTTCGATCCCGCTTCAGGATATATAACAGATGAAAATGATCCATATCCATTACGTGGTTTTGAAAAAATTGATTATGATTACGCCCCAATAGAATTAGCATTTTATGGACAGAATAAACTTGAATTTGAAGATCTTGTTGTTAATGCTGGAGTAAGATATGATGCCAGAATTCACGATTCTGACGCAGAAAACTATTATAAAACCCTTCATAATTCAAATGCTATCGGTTATAGTGATGATTTTAAAAGATATATAGGAGTTATTTCTCCAAGACTGGGAGTATCTCACTCTATTACAGATAAACAAAAACTTTTTTTCTCATACGGTCACCTATATCAATTACCTACTTATACCAAGATTTATGAACCAAATGCAAAATCAAATGATGAGCCACTTTTCGGTAACATGAACCTTGAATATGAAAAAAATGTTCAATATGAGCTTGGAATAGTAACAGAAGTTGATCAATATCTAATAGATGTTACTGGATATTTTAAAGATATATACGATATGATCAACACCAAAACTTACATTGATGGAACATTGAGTGCTTCCACTTATTACAATATGGATTACGGAAAAACAAGAGGTATTGAGATTTCTATAGATAAAAGAGTGAATAATTTATACACTTGGGGAATTACCTATGCTTATTCATATGCTTATGGAAAAGCATCTTCTGACGTTTCAAATTATAATGCAGCGGTTAACAATAATTCAGTTAACATTAAAGAATTTCCTTTAGATTGGGATGAAAGACACGCAATAAACCTCTATCTATCTTTTCTTACAAGTAATAAAGAGTTCTTTTTCCAAATTCCTTACACAAATGATATCTCATTATCATTTAACAGTAACTTCGGAAGCGGAAAACCTTTTACTCCTACAACTGAATATTATGATTTTAAAAAGAGAAGCGATGAAATTGAAACAAATGAGGGAAGAAAGCCTTGGACTAGTACAACTGATTTTAAATTTACAAAAAAGTTTGATTTGAACAGTTTTTTCTATGGAAGTATGAGACTAGATTTTGAGATTTACAACCTCTTTGATAAAGTCAATGTTCTGGAAGTATATCCTAATACTGGAAGCTGGAAAGATCCTGGTGAAAATATTTTAGAAGAGAACCCTTCCTTAGCAAGATTCTATGCGAATCCAAACAACATAGGACCAGCTAGATCTTACAAAATGTCAATAGCTTATAATTGGTAG
- a CDS encoding chorismate mutase, translating into MKKYRDEIDSLDTKIAELLRIRFKIAEKLRAIKKEIRDEKREAEILNNLRKRDNDELYEHIEQVYKTIFNESVKIQKKL; encoded by the coding sequence TTGAAAAAATATAGAGATGAAATTGACTCACTTGATACAAAAATTGCTGAGCTTCTGAGAATCAGGTTTAAAATTGCAGAAAAACTAAGGGCTATAAAAAAAGAGATAAGAGACGAAAAAAGAGAAGCTGAGATTTTGAACAATCTCAGAAAAAGAGATAATGATGAGCTCTACGAGCATATAGAGCAAGTTTATAAAACTATATTTAATGAATCTGTAAAAATACAAAAAAAGTTATAA
- a CDS encoding GNAT family N-acetyltransferase: MNLIVKKFEELTLEELYDILKLRNEVFIVEQNCVYQDVDDLDLKSTHLIYKNETSIIAYTRIIPSGIIDKYIHYGRVAVKKEFRGKGLADELIIESDKIAKNLSNDTNVKISAQAYLINFYKKHSFKTFGEEYLEDGIPHIEMRKEL, encoded by the coding sequence ATGAATTTGATAGTTAAAAAATTTGAAGAATTAACGCTTGAAGAGTTGTATGACATTTTGAAACTTAGAAATGAAGTGTTTATTGTCGAGCAGAATTGTGTGTATCAGGATGTGGATGATTTGGATTTGAAATCTACTCATTTAATTTACAAGAATGAAACAAGTATAATTGCCTACACCAGAATCATCCCATCAGGAATTATTGATAAATATATTCATTATGGAAGAGTTGCTGTAAAGAAGGAGTTTCGAGGTAAAGGATTGGCAGACGAGTTGATAATAGAATCAGATAAAATCGCAAAAAATTTAAGTAATGACACCAATGTCAAAATATCTGCACAGGCATATCTCATTAATTTCTATAAAAAACATAGTTTCAAAACATTTGGAGAAGAGTATTTAGAAGATGGAATTCCACATATCGAAATGAGAAAAGAATTATAA